The sequence TCTGACTAAGCATGCTTGGCATTTATTAATTGATTGATTTCAGAAAAATTATACTCCACCCTTCCAAAGCATTTGCATtgcctggggggtggggtggggggcttacACCACTTTAAAGCAACAGCAGTAAAAATAGAAGCAGACTCTGCACTGCAAATTCTAAAATGACTGTTACTCAGATAAGAAACcatgaataataaaaacacagttgTTCATGCATGTCACAAAGGCATAGCTTGCAGTGGCCAGGTCTCATTTTCTCAGGAATGTGCAGAGCTGGTGCATGAACCTAGGACAAGAAAAGACCACAGCTGCTTTCTGAGCATCCAGATGCTTAACCACAAGGTGCCATAGTGATAGCAAGAAGCACCACCCTCGTTCTGAATTGGCTTTATGATGATCCTACGTGGTGGTACTTCGGGACAGGTTTTAATAGGTTGGACTATAATATGAGGATTGTAATCATATTGGAAGCTGCAACAGAGATGGTATGCAAAATCTGTCTCACATACTATAATCCACTAAACTTTGCTTGAGCTACTCCTATTACAAAACAGCTTCCGAGTGCTGCtgatattaaggggggggggtggtTAAAACTTGATGGAAGTCTTTATATCAAAATTCATCTtcttctgcttttattttctAGGGTTGATGTGACCTGCAGTTGATTAAATCAATGTGGAACACAGAGAAGGAAAACCAGACAGTTATCACAGAATTCATTCTCTTGGGATTTGGGGATCTCCCTGAGCTTCAGCCCCATCTTTTTGTACTGTTCCTAGTGATTTACATTGTGACAATAACTGGGAATCTCCTTATCCTTTTGCTAGTTGTGTCTGAtcaacacccccacacccccatgtacttcttcctggcCAATTTGTCTTGCTTGGAGACCTGCTATAGCTCTATTATCTTGCCCAAAATGTTGGCCAATTTGATAAGTGACAAGAAGTCCATTTCTCTTAGTGGATGTCTGTCCCAGTTTTATTTGTTTGGTTCTTGTGTAGGTATAGAGACATATCTCCTGGCAGCGATGTCCTATGACCGCTACCTGGCGATATGTAAACCTTTGCACTACACTTCTATCATGCATGTAAAGCTCTGTGTTCAGCTCATCGTTGGGGCATGGATCGACTCTATGCTGGCTAATTGTGTAATATTATACATGATGGCCCAGTTATCCTTCTGTGGCCCAAATGTCATGGATCATTACTTTTGCGACTTCATCCCACTTGAAAAACTCTCCTGCAGTGATACAAGCATGATTGAACTTGTCACCTTTCTTTCGACCTTCATTTTCACTATCACCCCATTTCTACTGACCCTCACATCCTATGTttgcatcatcaccaccatcctaAAGATACCATCCACCACTGGACGGCaaaaggccttttccacctgctcCTCTCATCTGattgttgtctgcattttttatGGCACAATAATCATTGTCTACATGCTGCCAGATACACCAACTCTGAGAGACCTCAATAAAGTCTTCTCTGTCTTCTATACAGTCTTGACACCTCTCGTCAATCCTTTAATCTACAGTTTAAGAAATAAAGAAGTACATAGAGCCCTAAGAAGAGTTTGCAGCAAGGTGACGCATTTTGCAAGGATGTACTGTCATAACTGGTTTCAATAAATGGATCCCTGCTTTGCCTAACCATTTCTACAGTGTGTGATGCTCTTAACTGTAATATATTTCCTTCAAGAGAATACAGGAGGGATAGGGAACCAATGGTCTTCCAGA comes from Podarcis raffonei isolate rPodRaf1 chromosome 13, rPodRaf1.pri, whole genome shotgun sequence and encodes:
- the LOC128400331 gene encoding LOW QUALITY PROTEIN: olfactory receptor 1-like (The sequence of the model RefSeq protein was modified relative to this genomic sequence to represent the inferred CDS: substituted 1 base at 1 genomic stop codon), with amino-acid sequence MRIVIILEAATEMGXCDLQLIKSMWNTEKENQTVITEFILLGFGDLPELQPHLFVLFLVIYIVTITGNLLILLLVVSDQHPHTPMYFFLANLSCLETCYSSIILPKMLANLISDKKSISLSGCLSQFYLFGSCVGIETYLLAAMSYDRYLAICKPLHYTSIMHVKLCVQLIVGAWIDSMLANCVILYMMAQLSFCGPNVMDHYFCDFIPLEKLSCSDTSMIELVTFLSTFIFTITPFLLTLTSYVCIITTILKIPSTTGRQKAFSTCSSHLIVVCIFYGTIIIVYMLPDTPTLRDLNKVFSVFYTVLTPLVNPLIYSLRNKEVHRALRRVCSKVTHFARMYCHNWFQ